One Faecalicatena sp. Marseille-Q4148 DNA window includes the following coding sequences:
- the prdD gene encoding proline reductase cluster protein PrdD, giving the protein MSETKDLRRLVIKTFHIEEVTVGEKNEVSVDGWMKIDPYSLNEIVEKEPAIHSVKIELIPPYDHERFTNTIMDVIPISTKVLGEIGEGITHTLTGVCAILTGVDVNGIQTAEFGSSEGILKEQVKFGRAGTPEVSDYIISVDVTFEAGQGQERSGVTAAHRVCDMLLQQLRDQMKMFNGNRCTERHEYHDIVRTGKKRVLIIKQVAGQGAMYDTHLFAKEPSGVEGGRSIIDMGNMPVIVTPNEYRDGIIRSMQ; this is encoded by the coding sequence ATGAGTGAAACAAAAGATCTGCGGCGTCTTGTGATTAAGACGTTTCATATAGAAGAAGTAACTGTGGGGGAAAAGAATGAAGTCAGCGTTGATGGATGGATGAAGATCGATCCGTATTCGTTAAATGAAATTGTGGAAAAAGAGCCGGCGATTCATTCGGTAAAGATTGAGTTGATTCCGCCATATGATCATGAGCGCTTTACGAATACGATTATGGATGTGATACCGATTTCAACAAAGGTACTCGGAGAAATCGGAGAAGGAATTACCCATACATTAACGGGAGTATGTGCAATTTTGACAGGGGTAGATGTTAACGGGATACAGACGGCAGAATTTGGCTCTTCTGAGGGAATCTTAAAAGAACAGGTAAAGTTTGGTCGGGCGGGGACGCCGGAAGTGTCGGATTATATTATCTCTGTCGATGTAACGTTTGAAGCGGGACAGGGGCAGGAGCGTTCCGGAGTGACAGCTGCCCACCGTGTTTGTGATATGCTTTTGCAGCAGCTGCGCGATCAGATGAAAATGTTTAATGGAAACCGCTGCACAGAGCGCCACGAATATCACGATATTGTACGGACAGGTAAAAAACGGGTACTTATTATCAAACAGGTGGCAGGTCAGGGAGCAATGTACGATACACATTTATTTGCGAAGGAACCGTCTGGAGTGGAAGGCGGCCGCTCGATTATTGATATGGGAAATATGCCGGTCATTGTGACGCCGAACGAATACCGGGATGGAATTATTAGATCAATGCAGTAG
- the rpsJ gene encoding 30S ribosomal protein S10 — MASQVMRITLKAYDHQLVDASAKKIIETVKKNGSQVSGPVPLPTKKEVVTILRATHKYKDSREQFEQRTHKRLIDIITPTQKTVDALSRLEMPAGVYIDIKMKNK, encoded by the coding sequence ATGGCAAGTCAAGTAATGAGAATCACATTAAAAGCATATGATCATCAGTTAGTTGATGCATCTGCTAAAAAAATCATCGAAACTGTTAAAAAGAATGGATCACAGGTGAGCGGACCGGTGCCGTTACCGACAAAGAAAGAAGTTGTTACAATCTTAAGAGCAACTCACAAATACAAAGATTCCAGAGAACAGTTCGAACAGAGAACTCATAAAAGACTGATCGATATCATCACACCAACACAGAAAACTGTTGATGCATTATCAAGATTAGAAATGCCGGCTGGTGTATATATCGACATCAAAATGAAAAACAAATAA
- a CDS encoding proline reductase has product MGIGPSTKETSRHHFHDPLLEIVSADEELDLMGIMLVGTPDGNADKMLVGTRAAVWAEAMRADGVIISSDGWGNSDVDYVNTVDQLAKRGIAVAGLDFCGTAGQFVVESDNLDAIVDINKNPSGVETCVLGENSVNTLDARKAAAMLKLKMRKMCK; this is encoded by the coding sequence ATGGGAATTGGACCATCGACAAAGGAAACATCACGTCATCACTTTCATGATCCGCTGCTTGAAATTGTGTCTGCAGATGAAGAATTGGATCTGATGGGAATTATGCTTGTGGGAACACCGGATGGCAATGCAGATAAAATGCTTGTGGGGACACGGGCAGCTGTATGGGCAGAAGCGATGCGGGCAGATGGTGTGATTATTTCATCAGACGGCTGGGGAAATAGCGATGTAGATTATGTGAATACAGTAGACCAGCTTGCAAAACGGGGGATTGCAGTTGCGGGACTGGATTTTTGCGGAACAGCCGGACAGTTTGTTGTGGAGAGCGATAATCTGGATGCGATTGTTGATATTAATAAGAATCCATCAGGGGTAGAAACATGTGTGCTTGGTGAAAATAGCGTAAATACATTGGATGCAAGAAAGGCTGCAGCGATGCTGAAACTGAAAATGAGGAAAATGTGTAAATAA